ACGGACTTGTTGTGATCCCGAAGATCGCGGGGATCGAGTCGACTGCGAACAACAGATCGGTCGTGCCGATGGCCGCGAATACGATCAACATCGGGGTGAACAACCGTCGTCCGGCAACCGTCGTGCGCAGTTTCGTGCCGTCGAAATCGTGGGAGATCCGCAGCCGCCGACGCAAGAATCGGATGAATCGATCATCTTCGTCGTTGGCAGTCTCCGAGCTCACCGCCTGATGCACCGCCGTGTAGAGCAGGAACACGCCGAAGATGTAGAAAATCCAGCTGAAATTCTCGATCAGCTGCGCGCCGAGCACGATGAAGATCGCGCGTAGCACCAGGGCGATGATGATGCCGACCATCAGCGTTTCCTGCTGAAGCTTCCGTGGCACGGCGAAGCGCGCCATGATCAAGACGAACACGAACAGATTGTCGACGCTCAAGCTGTATTCGGTGAGCCAGCCCGCAATGAATTGCCCGGCGTGTTCTGCGTCACCGAGCAGCAGAATGCACAGCGCGAAGACCAGCGCGAGTGCGACATAGAACGAGATCCAGATTCCGCATTCCAGCGGCGAAGGGATGTGCGGCCGCTTGAGCACGATCAGCAGATCGGCGAGCAGGATCAGACTGAGAACGGCGAGCGAACCGATTTCAAACCAGAGCGGCAGGGC
The Rathayibacter sp. SW19 DNA segment above includes these coding regions:
- a CDS encoding TerC/Alx family metal homeostasis membrane protein; protein product: MELALPLWFEIGSLAVLSLILLADLLIVLKRPHIPSPLECGIWISFYVALALVFALCILLLGDAEHAGQFIAGWLTEYSLSVDNLFVFVLIMARFAVPRKLQQETLMVGIIIALVLRAIFIVLGAQLIENFSWIFYIFGVFLLYTAVHQAVSSETANDEDDRFIRFLRRRLRISHDFDGTKLRTTVAGRRLFTPMLIVFAAIGTTDLLFAVDSIPAIFGITTSPFLVFAANVFALMGLRQLYFLLGHLLQRLHYLKYGIAVILAFIGVKLVFHALHENQLPFINGGNPVEWAPEIGTLLSLGVIVGAMLIATIASLLKMRFQPDQAGTTDASDSGPARERNRRK